CGCATCGCCCGCACATCCGTATAAGGACCCAAATAGCGCGACCCATCCTTCACCACATCGCGCGTCACCACAACGCGGGGAAACGCCTCCTTTGTAATGCGGATATACGGATACTTCTTATCGTCCTTCAAACTGATATTATAGCGCGGCTTGTGCGCCTTAATCAAATTCGCCTCTAAAATCAACGCCTCCAACTCCGTATCCGTAACAATATATTCCAGATCGCGCACATTGCGAACCAGCGCCCGAAACTGCCGCCGCCCATCATGGGCATTCGGGCGAAAATACTGCTGCACCCGGCTGCGCAACACCTTCGCCTTGCCGATATAAATAATCTGCCCCTCGTCACCCTTCATAATGTACACACCAGGCTCTCTGGGCATCAGCGCCACAACACCGTCAATATGTTCGCTCATATTGCGCTTCTCCCCTACAATTCCACAATCTCCACATCCATCGCATTCAAATCCAGAATCCCCACCGTCTCTCTCCCAGTCGTCCACCCGCACGCCTCCCCCGGATTAATCACCAGCGTATCGCCTCTTCGCACATCAATCTCATGCGTATGCCCGTAAAAAATCACATCATAAGCGCCGCTTTGTGATAGGGCATCCACCTCATCTGGCTCGTGCAACATCAAAATGCGCTTGCCCTCCCACTCGTGTACATAAGGCGGGCGGTGAATCGGACCCAGGTCCTCAAAAAGCGCCCGCAGACCGAACTTCTCCCCATCGTTATTCCCAAAAACACCGACAAAAGGCACCGTCAAATCACTCATCCAGCGCGCATTAAACGGCGCGATATAATCCCCCCCGTGCAGCACCAGCCCCACATCGCGCGCATTAAAAAGCGCAACGGCCTTCTCAATCGCGTGTTTATTATCGTGTGTATCCGTAATCAAACCAACCAGATGTGATTTTCCCATAGTATTGAACTCCCGCGTAATAAATCTTTGCCCATAAACGAATTTTCATAATTATATACATTAAATTTCCCAAAAAAAACAAAAAATCGTATCTTTAATAAATTAGATAACGGAATAGCGCGCTGTGCCCGATGGCTCATTTGATTTATGTGTTAGATACAGGAGCAGATCCCCCATGCCCATACTAAAAATCGGCCTCCCTTCCGGAAGCCTTCAGGAATCCACGCTCACCCTATTTGCCAAAGCCGGTTATCGCATCCGCGCCAGCCACCGATCCTACACGCCCGTCATCGACGACCCCGAACTCGAAGGCTTATTTTTGCGCGCCCAGGAAATCGCGCACTACGTCGAACGCGGCGTCCTCGACATCGGCCTCACAGGCATCGACTGGATTCGCGAAAACGAAGCCGACATCATCGAAATCGCCGAATTTGCCTACAGCAAAGCCACATCGCAACCCGCGCGCTGGATCATCGCAGTACCCGAAGACTCGGACATCCAGACCATCCAGGACCTGCAGGGCAAGCGCATCGCCACCGAACTCGTCACAGCCACGCGCAACCACCTCAAAAACCAGGGCATAACCGCCCAAGTCGAATACTCCTGGGGATCCACCGAAGCCAAAGTGCGCGTACCCGGCCTCGTCGATGCCATAGCCGAACTCACCGAAACCGGATCCTCTCTGCGCGCCAACAACCTGCGCGTCATAGACACCATGTTTGAAACCACACCCAGACTCATCGCCAACAAGCATGCCTATAGCGACGCGTGGAAACGCGAAAAAGCGCAACACATCGCCACCTTGCTCATCGGCGCATTCAACGCCGAAGACAAAGTCGGCCTCAAAATGAACGTACGCCGCGCCGACCTCGCGCAAATCGTCAAAAACTTGCCCGCGCTCAACAACCCCACCATCGCCAACTTACTCGACGAAAACTGGGTCGCCATCGAAGTCATCGTCGATGAACGCATCGTGCGCGACCTCATACCAAAACTCAAAAAATCGGGTGCCGAAGGCATCATCGAATATCCCTTAAACAAAGTAATCTATTAATTAAAAATTCTCCTCAGGAAGCGAACCCATGCGTGGGATTAGAGCACAGATCAAAATTTCTCACTGCGTAATATTATGCCTCATACTGGGCTGTGCGCTGCGCTTTGTGGGATTGACCAGAGGAGATAGTTCGTTTGTACTGGACGAATCGGGCCAATCTGAGAGGGCATTTTACCATTTCCATCCCGACGAAACGGCCCTCATCCAGGCCGCTTCAGGTCCCATTGACCCACTATCCCCCAAAATCACCAGCTATGGTATGCTACCCATCTATCTTTTGCGAGGTGTACTGGAATTTAACAGCACGATTTTCCGTCAGGACTTTACAAACCAGAAATCACCCGATAGGGTCCGATACGTATATTTCACCGCTCGTATTCTGGCAGTATTGGCTTCCTGTCTGACCCTGTATCTGGTCTGGTTACTGGGTGCCCGGTGGTTCAGTGACCTGACGGGTCTGC
This portion of the Gemmatimonadota bacterium genome encodes:
- a CDS encoding metallophosphoesterase, translated to MGKSHLVGLITDTHDNKHAIEKAVALFNARDVGLVLHGGDYIAPFNARWMSDLTVPFVGVFGNNDGEKFGLRALFEDLGPIHRPPYVHEWEGKRILMLHEPDEVDALSQSGAYDVIFYGHTHEIDVRRGDTLVINPGEACGWTTGRETVGILDLNAMDVEIVEL
- the hisG gene encoding ATP phosphoribosyltransferase — protein: MPILKIGLPSGSLQESTLTLFAKAGYRIRASHRSYTPVIDDPELEGLFLRAQEIAHYVERGVLDIGLTGIDWIRENEADIIEIAEFAYSKATSQPARWIIAVPEDSDIQTIQDLQGKRIATELVTATRNHLKNQGITAQVEYSWGSTEAKVRVPGLVDAIAELTETGSSLRANNLRVIDTMFETTPRLIANKHAYSDAWKREKAQHIATLLIGAFNAEDKVGLKMNVRRADLAQIVKNLPALNNPTIANLLDENWVAIEVIVDERIVRDLIPKLKKSGAEGIIEYPLNKVIY